The following proteins are co-located in the Spirosoma montaniterrae genome:
- a CDS encoding SusC/RagA family TonB-linked outer membrane protein yields the protein MNRKLLLSLWLFFGLTVTGLAQGQTVTGKVTDSRGNGLPGVSVLVKGTAQGTTTDADGNFQLNAPATARIGFSYIGFLSQEVAVNNRSTLNVTLGEDTRQLEEVVVSGLATTVKRSNLANAVARLDSKELTGVTSPVTTDGALQGKLAGANIVANTSVPGGGFNLQFRGVSTLGASASQPLFIVDGVYIDNGQYSNGRSAANKAAAGSSQSTQDNNANRLADLNPDDIESIEVLKGSSAAAIYGTRANAGVVIINTKRGKGGKTTVSFGQDLGFSKALSYYGGSDWTEQKLTDHFSNTKNPDGTPNAAGIAQLNAEIAALRAARANGTYTDWERVVYGGTGAIRNTRLGVAGGNDRTKFYVNGSISDETGIIKNTGFQRYSLRANVDHKLTNWLDFSINSNYIVSNNDRGWTGNDNSYINYGYALPYTRPYVNLYPDANGQYPNNRNGVGENPLAVRDRAVNNQKNNRVLQGFTVNARAINTAKSSLTFRVNGGLDYQNGFATIWLPSDLQSQLAEANPGYAQDTRTEVFNSNVQFSAIYTQAVMDGRLNLTTSAGAVRLYKYLRSNYVRGTGLPAGVSNPARGRVIDGFAEYQENTDVGLFAQQDANFDDKIIGSVGIRFDKSTLNSEFDKFYAFPRAAVAVNATRFGSWAGSTVSQLKFRVAYGQTAGLPNFGTPYSQLQVVGVGGQGGLVPSTVLGNNNIKPERATELEYGVDFGLLNGRITGEFTLYNKKVFDLIQPLTTAPTTGVTSTQINAADLTNRGLEFSLGADVVRSENFKWFIQPIFWYNRSKITRLAIPERLTGGFGATFGQWRVKGPDADGRTYSPTEIVGQPRTLPATDPGFATSWTSYGDAQPKYELSLNNRITFLKNFEFSALLNYRHKFTVVSLTRVLWDEGGNTYDWNETDDRGNDGNTPNGIYRQNANGLDENGVPKPGYNPNIYSFLKLREVALYYRVPTPTLKQVFGNVVSNVRIGISGNNVLRWTDYTAGYDPENSNFGSLALGGGVDLGSSPAVRRMMFHIAVDF from the coding sequence ATGAACAGAAAATTACTACTGAGTTTGTGGTTGTTTTTTGGCCTAACGGTAACAGGACTCGCACAGGGTCAGACAGTTACTGGTAAAGTAACCGACTCGCGCGGAAACGGATTGCCGGGGGTGTCGGTTTTGGTCAAAGGCACCGCACAAGGTACTACAACCGACGCCGATGGGAACTTTCAGTTGAACGCGCCAGCCACTGCCCGTATCGGCTTCAGCTACATCGGCTTCCTGAGCCAGGAAGTAGCCGTCAACAACCGCTCGACCCTCAACGTTACGCTGGGCGAAGACACCCGCCAGCTCGAAGAGGTAGTGGTATCGGGTCTGGCAACTACCGTAAAACGGTCTAATCTGGCAAACGCCGTTGCCCGGCTCGACAGCAAGGAACTGACGGGCGTAACCAGTCCGGTTACTACCGATGGGGCTTTGCAGGGAAAATTGGCCGGTGCCAATATCGTTGCCAACACGTCTGTGCCGGGGGGCGGCTTCAACCTCCAGTTCCGTGGCGTTTCAACGCTTGGTGCCTCGGCTTCGCAGCCCCTGTTTATCGTCGATGGCGTATACATCGACAACGGTCAGTACTCCAATGGCCGGTCGGCAGCCAACAAAGCGGCAGCGGGGTCATCGCAAAGCACACAGGATAACAACGCCAACCGATTGGCCGACCTTAACCCCGACGATATCGAAAGCATCGAAGTGCTGAAAGGTTCGTCGGCGGCTGCTATTTACGGTACGCGGGCCAATGCCGGGGTAGTAATCATCAATACCAAGCGCGGTAAAGGTGGTAAAACAACCGTATCGTTTGGGCAGGACTTAGGCTTCAGCAAGGCACTCAGCTACTACGGCGGTTCTGACTGGACCGAGCAGAAACTCACTGATCACTTCTCGAATACGAAAAATCCCGATGGAACGCCCAACGCGGCTGGCATTGCCCAGTTGAATGCGGAGATTGCAGCACTCCGGGCGGCTCGTGCCAATGGCACCTATACCGATTGGGAGCGGGTTGTCTATGGTGGCACCGGAGCCATTCGCAACACCCGGCTGGGGGTCGCGGGAGGAAACGACCGGACCAAGTTTTACGTCAACGGGAGTATCTCGGATGAAACAGGGATTATCAAAAATACCGGCTTTCAGCGGTACTCGCTACGGGCGAACGTAGATCACAAACTGACGAACTGGCTCGATTTCAGCATTAACTCGAACTACATTGTCAGCAACAACGACCGGGGCTGGACCGGAAATGATAACTCGTATATCAACTACGGCTACGCATTACCCTACACGCGCCCGTATGTCAATCTGTATCCCGATGCGAACGGGCAGTATCCGAACAACCGCAACGGCGTAGGCGAAAACCCGCTGGCTGTTCGTGACCGGGCTGTCAACAACCAGAAAAACAACCGCGTGTTGCAGGGCTTCACCGTGAACGCCCGCGCCATCAATACGGCTAAGTCGTCGCTGACGTTCCGGGTCAATGGTGGGCTGGATTACCAGAACGGTTTCGCAACAATCTGGTTGCCATCTGATCTGCAATCGCAGTTGGCCGAGGCTAATCCCGGTTATGCGCAGGATACCCGCACCGAAGTGTTTAACTCGAACGTACAGTTTTCGGCGATTTACACGCAGGCGGTTATGGATGGTCGGCTCAACCTGACCACGTCGGCAGGGGCGGTTCGGCTCTATAAATACCTGCGTTCCAACTACGTGCGTGGCACGGGGCTGCCCGCTGGCGTGTCGAACCCGGCTCGTGGTCGTGTAATCGACGGTTTTGCTGAATATCAGGAGAATACCGACGTTGGTTTGTTTGCGCAGCAGGATGCCAACTTTGACGACAAGATTATCGGCTCGGTAGGTATCCGTTTCGATAAATCGACGCTGAACAGTGAATTCGACAAATTTTACGCCTTTCCACGGGCGGCAGTAGCCGTTAATGCGACCCGCTTTGGCTCATGGGCCGGCAGCACGGTGAGTCAGTTGAAGTTCCGCGTTGCCTACGGGCAAACGGCGGGTCTGCCCAACTTCGGTACGCCCTATTCGCAGTTGCAGGTTGTTGGTGTAGGTGGTCAGGGCGGTTTGGTGCCATCGACCGTTCTTGGTAACAATAATATCAAGCCCGAGCGTGCTACTGAATTGGAATACGGGGTTGACTTCGGCCTGCTCAATGGCCGGATAACGGGTGAATTTACGCTGTACAACAAAAAAGTGTTCGACCTGATTCAGCCGTTGACAACTGCTCCAACAACGGGCGTAACCTCAACACAGATCAATGCCGCCGACCTCACCAACCGGGGGCTTGAGTTCTCGCTGGGTGCCGACGTGGTTCGGAGCGAGAACTTCAAGTGGTTTATTCAGCCGATCTTCTGGTACAACCGCTCAAAAATTACGCGGCTGGCTATTCCCGAACGTCTGACGGGCGGCTTCGGTGCAACGTTTGGGCAGTGGCGTGTGAAAGGCCCGGACGCCGATGGCCGGACCTATTCGCCAACCGAAATTGTTGGACAGCCCCGCACACTGCCTGCCACTGATCCTGGCTTTGCCACGTCGTGGACGAGCTACGGCGACGCTCAGCCCAAATACGAACTCTCGCTGAACAACCGGATTACGTTCCTGAAAAATTTCGAGTTCTCGGCACTGCTCAACTACCGCCATAAGTTCACAGTAGTATCGCTGACGCGCGTGCTCTGGGATGAGGGCGGTAATACCTACGACTGGAATGAAACCGATGATCGGGGAAATGACGGTAACACGCCGAACGGTATCTACCGGCAGAATGCCAACGGCCTCGACGAAAATGGCGTTCCGAAGCCGGGCTACAACCCCAATATCTACAGCTTCCTGAAACTGCGCGAAGTGGCCCTGTACTACCGCGTTCCGACGCCGACCCTGAAGCAGGTGTTTGGTAATGTCGTCAGCAACGTTCGGATAGGCATTTCGGGTAATAACGTGCTCCGCTGGACCGACTACACGGCTGGCTACGACCCTGAAAACTCGAACTTCGGTTCGCTGGCATTAGGGGGCGGTGTCGACCTCGGCTCGTCGCCTGCCGTTCGCCGGATGATGTTCCACATCGCCGTTGATTTTTAA
- a CDS encoding RagB/SusD family nutrient uptake outer membrane protein produces the protein MKKHTSILLAGMLAGSFTACNPLQTEQVIDPNFPSVGAVSANASKAQLDALAIGQISLARGTNATGYGTYLLIVGTIGKELFNFNGTESRWMTELNGTRPIDNSAFYNGATTTFGLPVRQANITLASLNNTSSVSDAQKNGYRGIANTYKGLAYLYMLNAQGTNGIRLNVEDPFKPSKLASYAESLAGIAKILDEGATQLDQAGTAFAFTTPSGLAGFNTPATFKRFNRAIALRVAIYQADWAKAATLLPQTFYNASGDLNVGPRNTYNPTPPDVQNPLLNTSSSQIVGVKEVFEAAEPGDKRLAKVRKLDAPLTYTSGVNYSTPYLTNMFTSASDAIPIIRNEELVLIAAEIAAQQGNVAEATRNINIVRTAAGLPNYAGATTKDALINAILKERLYSLFYEGHRWVDMRRYNKLGEIILPVTGMKVLERLERPVAEVNWDIFNP, from the coding sequence ATGAAAAAACATACATCTATTCTGCTCGCCGGTATGCTGGCGGGTAGTTTCACGGCCTGCAATCCGCTGCAAACGGAACAGGTTATCGACCCAAACTTTCCCAGTGTGGGGGCGGTTTCGGCCAATGCATCGAAAGCTCAGTTAGACGCCCTCGCCATTGGTCAGATTTCGCTGGCCCGTGGAACTAATGCAACGGGTTATGGCACCTACTTGCTTATCGTAGGAACGATTGGCAAAGAACTGTTTAACTTCAACGGCACCGAGTCGCGCTGGATGACCGAACTGAACGGAACACGCCCCATTGATAACTCGGCTTTCTACAACGGCGCAACAACTACGTTCGGGTTGCCGGTTCGTCAGGCCAACATCACGCTGGCCTCGCTCAATAACACCAGTTCGGTTAGTGATGCACAGAAGAACGGCTACCGGGGTATTGCCAACACCTACAAAGGACTGGCCTATCTGTATATGCTGAATGCACAGGGAACCAACGGTATTCGTCTGAACGTAGAAGACCCCTTCAAGCCCAGTAAGCTGGCGAGCTATGCCGAATCGCTGGCGGGTATCGCCAAAATTCTGGACGAGGGTGCTACGCAGTTGGATCAGGCCGGTACGGCTTTCGCGTTTACTACGCCTTCCGGGCTGGCGGGTTTCAATACCCCCGCTACTTTCAAGCGGTTCAACCGGGCCATTGCCCTGCGGGTAGCTATCTATCAGGCCGACTGGGCTAAAGCGGCTACCTTGCTGCCCCAGACGTTCTACAACGCATCGGGCGATCTGAATGTCGGCCCCCGCAATACGTACAACCCTACGCCCCCCGACGTGCAGAACCCTTTGCTCAACACCTCATCGAGCCAGATTGTGGGTGTGAAAGAGGTATTCGAGGCCGCCGAACCCGGCGACAAGCGGTTGGCAAAAGTACGGAAGCTGGACGCGCCCCTGACGTATACCTCCGGTGTTAACTACAGTACACCGTATCTGACCAATATGTTTACCAGTGCCAGCGACGCCATCCCCATTATTCGGAACGAAGAGCTGGTGCTGATTGCCGCCGAAATTGCTGCCCAACAAGGTAATGTAGCCGAAGCTACCCGAAACATCAATATTGTTCGGACGGCGGCTGGCTTGCCCAACTACGCAGGTGCCACCACGAAAGACGCCCTTATCAATGCCATTCTGAAAGAGCGGCTGTATTCGCTGTTCTACGAAGGCCATCGCTGGGTCGATATGCGTCGGTATAACAAACTTGGCGAAATTATACTGCCTGTGACCGGAATGAAAGTGCTGGAACGGCTGGAACGCCCGGTTGCCGAAGTAAACTGGGATATCTTCAACCCGTAG
- a CDS encoding S8 family peptidase, which translates to MRRFLSPTTLINAVVLGVAVFGCRADQDVEPGITADCLVKATANNGQAIAGSYIVTYQPEQPPTGSANARIGAAQTNFTRLLSRHRITDEQAELLASDEKTTFLAHISAAEAVELEQDPAVETVEPDRIMSICTCVDVSLSSTVYWNIRQTGFGRGDLQTTKTVWVVDTGIDLDHPDLNVDTERSRSFVSGNTSADDQNGHGTHVAGIIGAKNNSAGVTGVASGARLVALKVLNQLGEGRLSGIIQAVNHVRQNGRAGDVVNLSLGGEGVSNTLENAIRQAANAGILFAIAAGNEGENSDNYSPARVNHPNVFTVSAMDRNNQFASFSNFGPSVDVCAYGVRITSTYINGRYATLSGTSMAAPHVAGLLLIRGRNVPTRGFVSGDPDGQTDPIAGE; encoded by the coding sequence ATGCGACGTTTTCTCTCTCCTACAACGCTTATCAACGCTGTCGTGCTGGGCGTTGCCGTATTCGGTTGCCGCGCCGATCAGGATGTTGAGCCGGGCATCACTGCCGACTGTTTGGTAAAAGCCACCGCCAACAACGGGCAGGCCATTGCCGGTTCGTATATCGTTACTTACCAGCCCGAACAACCCCCGACAGGCTCGGCCAACGCCCGCATTGGTGCCGCCCAAACGAATTTTACGCGGCTGCTGTCGCGTCACCGTATCACCGACGAGCAGGCCGAGTTGCTGGCTTCCGATGAGAAAACTACGTTTCTGGCGCATATATCAGCCGCCGAAGCCGTGGAACTGGAGCAAGACCCCGCCGTTGAGACGGTTGAACCCGACCGGATTATGTCGATCTGTACCTGCGTCGATGTGAGCCTATCCAGCACCGTGTATTGGAACATTCGGCAAACCGGTTTCGGGCGGGGCGACCTGCAAACCACCAAAACCGTCTGGGTGGTCGACACCGGCATCGACCTCGACCATCCTGATCTGAACGTCGATACCGAGCGCAGCCGCTCGTTTGTGAGCGGAAACACGTCGGCAGATGACCAGAACGGCCACGGTACGCACGTAGCGGGTATTATTGGTGCCAAAAACAACAGTGCCGGTGTTACGGGCGTGGCGTCGGGAGCCAGATTAGTAGCGTTGAAAGTACTGAATCAGTTGGGCGAAGGGCGGCTGTCGGGCATCATTCAGGCCGTAAATCACGTTCGGCAGAATGGACGCGCGGGCGACGTGGTGAATCTGAGTCTGGGCGGAGAAGGCGTATCGAACACCCTCGAAAATGCCATTCGGCAGGCCGCCAACGCGGGCATTCTGTTTGCCATTGCGGCTGGCAACGAAGGCGAAAACAGCGATAATTATTCGCCAGCGCGGGTCAACCACCCGAATGTGTTTACGGTGTCGGCAATGGATCGGAACAACCAGTTTGCGTCGTTTTCCAATTTCGGCCCCAGTGTAGACGTCTGCGCTTACGGCGTTCGGATTACCTCGACCTACATCAATGGCCGATATGCAACCTTGAGCGGCACCAGCATGGCCGCGCCCCACGTGGCGGGTTTGCTGCTGATTCGGGGGCGCAATGTTCCGACACGCGGCTTCGTCTCGGGCGACCCCGACGGGCAAACCGACCCTATTGCGGGAGAATAA
- a CDS encoding leucine--tRNA ligase produces MADYNHRETEQKWQRFWDEHQTYRTDINPQKPKYYVLDMFPYPSGAGLHVGHPLGYIASDIVSRYKRLKGFNVLHPMGFDSFGLPAEQYAIQTGQHPAITTEQNIARYIEQLKNIGFSYDWSREVRTSDPGFYKWTQWIFMELFRSWYNRDSDGAEPIETLLEKFATNGTTDVNAVCDEDAPSFTAAEWNAMSAQESYEITLKYRLTYVADAVVNWCPALGTVLANDEVKDGVSERGGYPVEQKKMRQWMMRISAYADRLLTGLDTIDWTESLKEQQRNWIGKSVGASVKFSVCNTENFIEVFTTRVDTIYGVTFMVLAPEHELVPSLTTPEQREAVDAYVNAAKLRSERDRMAETKVVSGVFTGSYCLNPVNNEKVPIYLADYVLAGYGTGAVMAVPSGDQRDWTFATHFGLPIIPILDAQKDIDKQADNTKEGRYINSGLINGMTYKEATATLIAWLEARELGRGKVNYRMRDAVFSRQRYWGEPVPVYFKDGGSTGRLPYLIDEKDLPLALPAVDKYLPTETGDPPLGRAEGWSYHPTPVPSPLGRGEEREASYASPLPNGEGTGVGYPYELSTMPGWAGSSWYWYRYMDPQNPDAFASRDAIDYWQNVDLYIGGTEHATGHLLYSRFWNKFLKDRGYVPHEEPFKKLINQGMIQGRSNFVYRWQSYQNSANEIILVGRPMFISYDIWNTMVSDPENSGPFLKDILTKQLGEEDWRDWDIVKGIEVSALRVDVNNVENDVLMDIEALRVYHPNLDHVKLICKPDGAFLCGWEVEKMSKSKYNVVNPDDVVERYGADVLRLYEMFLGPLEQAKPWNTNGIDGVYRFIRKFWRLFYKDSADGSSQWIVTEEQPTPAELKILHKTIKKAEDDIDAYSFNTSVSSFMICVNELASLNCHKRAILQDLVLILSPYAPHICEELWAALGNEPGSVSRAAFPTFNPAYLVEDTFEYPVQINGKVRTTISFAIDRAPTDIEREVLADEIVQKWLDGKQPKKVVVVPKRIVNVVI; encoded by the coding sequence ATGGCCGATTATAACCACCGCGAAACCGAACAAAAATGGCAGCGGTTTTGGGACGAACACCAGACCTACCGCACCGACATAAACCCGCAAAAACCAAAGTATTACGTTCTCGACATGTTTCCCTATCCGTCGGGGGCAGGGCTGCACGTAGGGCACCCACTTGGTTATATTGCGTCGGACATTGTGTCGCGGTATAAGCGGCTGAAAGGGTTTAACGTGCTGCACCCGATGGGCTTCGACAGCTTTGGCCTGCCCGCCGAACAGTACGCCATTCAAACCGGGCAACACCCGGCCATTACGACCGAACAGAATATCGCCCGCTACATCGAACAGTTGAAAAACATCGGCTTCAGCTACGACTGGAGCCGCGAAGTACGCACCTCGGACCCCGGTTTTTACAAGTGGACACAGTGGATTTTCATGGAACTGTTCCGCTCGTGGTACAACCGCGATAGCGACGGGGCCGAACCCATTGAAACACTGCTCGAAAAATTTGCTACCAACGGCACTACCGACGTGAACGCCGTATGCGATGAAGATGCACCTTCGTTCACAGCCGCTGAGTGGAACGCCATGTCGGCGCAGGAGTCGTATGAAATTACGCTCAAGTACCGCCTTACCTACGTGGCTGATGCCGTTGTGAACTGGTGTCCGGCCCTCGGTACGGTACTGGCAAACGATGAGGTGAAGGATGGGGTTTCCGAGCGGGGCGGCTACCCGGTTGAGCAAAAGAAAATGCGGCAGTGGATGATGCGCATCTCCGCCTACGCCGACCGCCTGCTGACCGGCCTCGACACCATCGACTGGACCGAGTCGCTTAAAGAACAGCAACGCAACTGGATCGGGAAATCAGTAGGGGCAAGCGTGAAGTTTTCGGTATGTAACACCGAAAACTTCATAGAAGTATTTACTACCCGCGTCGATACCATCTATGGCGTGACGTTTATGGTGCTGGCCCCGGAGCATGAATTAGTGCCGAGCCTGACCACGCCCGAACAGCGTGAAGCCGTAGACGCCTACGTGAACGCGGCCAAACTGCGCTCCGAACGCGACCGCATGGCCGAAACGAAGGTCGTGTCGGGCGTGTTTACGGGTAGCTATTGCCTGAATCCGGTCAATAACGAGAAGGTGCCAATCTATTTGGCCGACTACGTGCTGGCGGGTTATGGCACGGGTGCGGTCATGGCCGTACCGTCGGGCGATCAGCGCGACTGGACTTTTGCGACGCACTTCGGCTTGCCCATCATCCCAATTCTCGACGCGCAGAAAGACATTGACAAACAGGCTGATAACACGAAAGAAGGCCGTTATATCAACTCCGGCCTTATCAACGGCATGACCTACAAGGAAGCCACGGCAACGCTGATTGCGTGGCTCGAAGCGCGTGAACTGGGCCGGGGTAAGGTCAACTACCGGATGCGCGACGCCGTGTTCAGCCGCCAACGCTACTGGGGCGAACCCGTGCCGGTGTATTTCAAAGATGGCGGTTCGACGGGTCGATTACCTTATTTGATCGACGAGAAAGACCTGCCCTTAGCGTTGCCCGCCGTTGATAAATACCTGCCCACCGAAACCGGCGACCCCCCGCTGGGGAGGGCTGAGGGGTGGTCGTATCACCCCACCCCCGTCCCCTCCCCGTTAGGGAGGGGTGAGGAGCGCGAAGCTTCATACGCTTCACCCCTCCCTAACGGGGAGGGGACGGGGGTGGGGTATCCCTACGAACTCAGCACTATGCCGGGCTGGGCGGGGTCGTCGTGGTACTGGTATCGGTACATGGACCCGCAGAATCCCGACGCGTTTGCCAGTCGCGACGCCATCGACTACTGGCAGAACGTTGACCTCTACATCGGCGGCACCGAACACGCAACGGGCCACCTGCTCTACAGCCGATTCTGGAACAAATTCCTGAAAGACCGGGGCTACGTGCCGCACGAAGAGCCGTTCAAAAAGCTCATCAACCAGGGCATGATTCAGGGCCGGAGCAATTTTGTGTATCGGTGGCAGAGCTACCAAAATTCTGCAAACGAAATAATATTGGTAGGTCGCCCAATGTTCATCTCTTACGACATATGGAATACGATGGTAAGCGACCCTGAAAATAGTGGTCCTTTCTTAAAAGATATCCTTACTAAACAATTAGGAGAAGAGGATTGGAGAGATTGGGATATTGTAAAGGGCATAGAAGTTTCTGCTCTTAGAGTTGACGTTAACAACGTAGAGAACGATGTTCTAATGGATATTGAAGCTCTGAGAGTCTACCACCCCAATCTTGATCACGTTAAGCTCATCTGCAAACCAGACGGTGCTTTTCTTTGCGGTTGGGAGGTCGAGAAAATGTCGAAATCGAAGTACAACGTGGTGAACCCCGACGATGTGGTAGAACGCTACGGGGCCGACGTGCTGCGGTTGTACGAAATGTTCCTCGGGCCGCTCGAACAGGCCAAACCCTGGAATACTAACGGCATCGACGGTGTGTATCGGTTCATCCGTAAATTCTGGCGGCTTTTCTACAAAGACAGTGCCGACGGCAGCAGTCAGTGGATCGTTACGGAAGAACAACCCACACCCGCCGAACTGAAAATTCTGCACAAGACCATCAAAAAGGCCGAAGACGACATTGACGCGTATTCGTTCAACACGTCGGTCAGTTCATTTATGATTTGCGTCAACGAACTGGCCTCGCTGAACTGCCACAAGCGGGCCATTTTGCAGGATTTGGTGCTGATTCTGTCGCCTTACGCGCCCCACATCTGCGAAGAACTCTGGGCAGCTTTGGGCAATGAGCCGGGGTCAGTATCGCGGGCCGCATTCCCGACCTTCAACCCCGCGTATTTGGTCGAAGATACCTTCGAGTATCCGGTTCAGATCAACGGCAAAGTACGCACCACCATCAGTTTCGCCATCGACCGCGCCCCCACCGACATCGAACGCGAGGTGCTGGCCGACGAAATTGTGCAAAAGTGGCTCGACGGCAAGCAACCCAAAAAAGTGGTTGTGGTGCCAAAACGAATTGTTAACGTGGTGATATAG
- a CDS encoding fused MFS/spermidine synthase, translating into MRRWYFRNVIKFFMHSHRTRQLVLALFFLSGFAALLYQVVWQRLLVFYTGSDTVSISLIVSAFMTGMGLGYLAGGQLADRSSPAQNLRYFIGAELGIMGFAAISKWLLYDFLYASAPPLGDSPVVLYLVVFGVLLVPTFLMGVSLPVLSRAFQFGDMADQTRYISLLYFINTLGASVGALVTGFILVRRLGFDNAIWVGAALNGLCVVGAGMLRGVRVKGGRGEGVGVEGVGVEGVRLNTPTLLTLWSLQYFISGLAALSLELVWFRVLETLIKSVSLTFAVLLAIYLGSMAVGTVVGSRLVRWPGRVRERAFLLAQAGLYAYTVASVAVLVNGVGRIAALRFLNDYFLSGEPILSPRFSVFTYGVVPLFLLFVPTFLMGLSFALSQSLIHDQPDEVGRRVGWLQFVNIVGSAVGAWAVTWLGFPLLGTGGLVQLIGGLGFVYVCIAIIRRYGSPVVPVVIGLSLAGCIVAVPDNARFWQLLNGLDNPKQFLFDENESSVSVIKTTPDQKSGTVFVNGLSQSGLPFQHDEVHALLGALPVLIHPRPERVAVIGLGSGGTVNGIAGRAETRQIDCFEIATNQATVLNQYAQVANDTSLRAMLRDPRLQLILRDGRYAIRNGGVLYDVIEADALRPISAYSGNVYSKEYFELIRSRLKPGGLAVTWCPTARVLNTFRAVFPHVVYCDKLVLIGSNQPIPLDWSAIMERTKVPFTTQHYARSGIAITTLIANYQPYIKALTRPALTSTEINTDLFPKDEYSIRVADRASF; encoded by the coding sequence ATGCGTCGGTGGTACTTCCGTAACGTGATTAAGTTTTTCATGCATTCCCACCGTACTCGTCAACTGGTTCTCGCGCTTTTTTTCCTATCTGGTTTTGCGGCTCTGCTGTATCAGGTTGTCTGGCAGCGGCTGCTCGTGTTCTACACGGGTTCCGATACCGTCAGTATAAGCCTGATTGTGTCGGCATTCATGACGGGTATGGGGCTGGGTTATCTGGCAGGTGGTCAACTGGCCGACCGCTCGTCGCCCGCGCAAAACTTACGGTATTTTATTGGGGCCGAGCTGGGTATTATGGGCTTTGCAGCTATCAGCAAATGGCTGCTTTATGATTTTCTGTACGCATCGGCTCCGCCCCTCGGCGATTCGCCCGTAGTGCTGTATTTAGTTGTGTTCGGCGTGTTGCTGGTGCCTACGTTCCTGATGGGCGTGTCGCTGCCGGTACTGTCGCGGGCGTTTCAGTTTGGCGATATGGCCGACCAAACGCGGTATATCAGCCTGTTATACTTTATTAATACCCTCGGCGCATCGGTGGGCGCATTGGTTACGGGTTTTATATTAGTGCGCCGACTCGGTTTCGACAATGCCATTTGGGTCGGTGCCGCCCTAAACGGGCTGTGCGTGGTCGGAGCGGGAATGTTGAGGGGAGTGAGGGTGAAAGGGGGAAGGGGAGAAGGTGTAGGGGTAGAAGGTGTGGGGGTAGAAGGGGTAAGGCTTAACACTCCTACACTTCTTACCCTCTGGTCGCTTCAGTACTTTATCTCCGGGCTGGCCGCGCTCTCGCTCGAATTAGTCTGGTTCAGGGTTCTCGAAACGCTGATAAAATCTGTTTCGCTCACGTTTGCGGTGCTGCTGGCTATTTATTTAGGGTCGATGGCTGTTGGTACGGTGGTTGGATCGCGGTTAGTGCGGTGGCCGGGGCGGGTGCGCGAACGGGCGTTTCTGCTGGCACAGGCGGGGCTGTACGCGTATACGGTGGCATCGGTGGCGGTGTTGGTCAATGGTGTCGGTCGTATTGCTGCGCTGCGCTTTCTGAACGATTATTTCCTGAGTGGCGAACCCATTCTTAGCCCCCGTTTCAGCGTGTTTACCTATGGCGTGGTGCCGCTTTTTCTGTTGTTCGTCCCAACGTTTTTGATGGGTCTTAGCTTCGCGCTTTCGCAGTCGCTGATTCACGATCAGCCCGACGAAGTAGGTCGGCGCGTGGGCTGGCTTCAGTTCGTTAATATCGTTGGCTCGGCAGTGGGCGCGTGGGCCGTTACGTGGCTGGGCTTTCCGCTGCTGGGAACAGGAGGATTAGTGCAACTGATTGGCGGTCTGGGATTTGTCTATGTATGTATCGCCATAATTCGACGCTATGGTTCGCCCGTTGTTCCTGTAGTGATAGGGCTAAGTCTGGCCGGGTGTATCGTCGCCGTGCCTGATAACGCCCGGTTCTGGCAGCTACTGAATGGCCTCGACAATCCGAAACAGTTTCTGTTCGATGAAAACGAATCATCGGTGTCGGTCATCAAAACCACGCCTGATCAGAAATCGGGAACGGTATTTGTCAATGGACTGAGTCAAAGCGGATTGCCGTTTCAGCACGACGAAGTACACGCGCTGTTAGGCGCGTTGCCAGTGCTGATTCACCCCCGCCCCGAACGCGTGGCCGTTATCGGGCTGGGGTCGGGCGGAACAGTCAACGGCATTGCCGGTCGGGCCGAAACCCGCCAAATCGACTGTTTCGAGATTGCTACCAATCAGGCAACTGTTTTAAACCAATACGCTCAGGTAGCCAACGACACATCGTTGCGGGCCATGCTGCGCGACCCGCGTCTACAGCTGATTCTGCGCGATGGCCGTTACGCCATTCGCAATGGGGGCGTTCTGTACGATGTAATCGAAGCCGACGCGTTGCGGCCCATTTCGGCCTATTCGGGTAACGTATACTCCAAAGAATATTTTGAGTTGATACGGTCACGGCTGAAACCGGGCGGGCTGGCCGTAACCTGGTGCCCTACGGCACGCGTGCTCAACACGTTCCGGGCCGTATTTCCGCACGTTGTGTACTGCGATAAATTGGTGCTGATTGGTAGTAATCAGCCTATTCCGCTCGATTGGTCGGCCATTATGGAGCGCACCAAAGTTCCTTTCACAACACAGCATTACGCACGTTCGGGAATCGCTATTACAACGTTAATTGCTAATTACCAGCCTTATATAAAGGCACTAACTCGCCCCGCCCTGACATCAACCGAAATCAACACCGACCTCTTTCCCAAAGACGAATACAGCATACGAGTGGCCGACCGGGCAAGTTTTTAG